Within Diabrotica virgifera virgifera chromosome 7, PGI_DIABVI_V3a, the genomic segment CAAAATTCCGATGGTGAACCACATTATATTAGCACGGGACATTTCAGACCCGCACGGCCCCGAAAAGCGGTCGGCGGGTGTGAAATGTCCCGTTCCCACATGTGGTTCACTATGGAAATTTGGACGGCCGATATAAAATCGACTGTAGCTTGAGACTGTAGTAAGAGTTTGTTATAGTGATTAAGGTACCatgggtattataaggataataacgcttgaggtcaatggtgtatataccgagtgctttggcccgagggatatacgttgaccgaaagccttattatctataataccagtggtgccttcaacgtttaatgtccgactaaattattctttatatgccaAAAATGTtaatgcattttgaattaattaattttcaaataagttaatttaccagcaatagtcatAACGTAAttattgtggtaaccatagttttacttagtgtgttataatttgtcaacttgacagtatttaactagttatttaatgccctagggcattataacatacttaactgacttcgaaatcatttCATTATTTGCCAAATAATATACCGGTCGGACATTAAATTATTTAAACCATCTCAGCCTTCTTCATAACgtccatttatatttttataacttttttataccGACTTGCGAAAGACTGGATTAATTTGGCTAATTTTTGCTAACACACAAATACacaaattattttttacaatgaCAGTTATGAAATTATTTTAGGAACCAAAGATGAATACTTTCAAGTTCCCTTAAAGTTGTCATTTGGGATAGATAGGCAAAACGGAATTCAAGAAAACGAAAAAACTATTTCCAGTATGTTTGAGCAATGTAAATATTTGGTAGGTAGAAGTCAGACACCGTTTTGTCGTTTGAATCTAGTAACGAATAATTCAGCAAATAATCATCCAAAGAGTTGCAGAGAAATCCTAGAAGCAGGTGAggcaatatttttttcttatatttaaTTGATTTATTCTGTGAAACAGATCATTTTAGCGGTTTCTGTCTGGATattattatttgctttatttaatattgttaaaattgAATATTTAATTGTATATTTATTAGAACTAATGAGTATgctaataaatattaatatttaggAAACAATAAATCTGGTGTATACCAAATTAAGCCACGTACCAGCAGGAAACCATTCGCTGTACTGTGTGATATGGAAACTAAGGGTGGTGGCTGGACTCATATTCAAAAGAGATTTGACGGATCACAGGACTTTTATCTACCGTGGAGAGACTACAAATTCGGTTTTGGTGATCTAATGGGTGAATTTTGGCTTGGACTGGAAAATATTTATCACATGACAGgtaatataatatatgtatttgtAAATTTACACGAAACTAGATTGTCTTGAAATAATATCGTCTGCACAACGTTAACACTTACCAGCATAGAGTAGCATAGTTGATAAGAAAATTATCAACTTtgttactttatttttgtttcttatcTAAAAGAAATGATAAATTACTTGTGTGCACCGTATTGGACATCtcttttaattggaaaaatatttaaaaatagagcTTTCATGTTATACTTTATCCTGTCTTGCTCATCGTTATATATTCAAACTATAAGTCAGATCAAGTCTATTAGATTATTATCTGTTAATATTGACGTAATCTACTGTTTTTTTTTGGATAGTCCGCTTGTAGCCGTATTTACCCAGTCTCATATCTCACTcttcctctctttccaaataccttacCCTGAGTGAGGAGTTACAACAAAAGTAATGTATCTGTTTATTTATGAAGAACATGGTCAAGATATTCTAATTTAAGTATTATTTTGATAATCCTATATTCTTTATCCATTCTACGTAGGACTGTAACAATTTTGCTTTTCTTATACGTTGTTTTAGTTCCGTAGGGTGATCCCATTGGCAGTTTATGTTGGGACCAGTGTATGTGGTAACCGGTCAATTTCTCGAACGCAATTGCTCGAAATCGATTGCTCGAAATCAATTACTCGAAATCAAAAttgtagtccattctttcacggtttttgctctaaattttaaagaaccgcttggattgacatggaatttggcatgcgtatagcttacatgttaaagaaaaaaagtgatattgtgctgatgtgtgcttttgccctgggggtgactttcacccctcttgggggtgaaaaaatatatgtccaaaataagtccggaaataggtaaactgactaattttaagtaacttttgttctatagagctttttcgccaagtcaacacttttcgagttatttgcgagtgaatatgttcatttttcaacaaaataaccacatttttagacggtttttcgtaaataactcaaaaagtaactattttgtcgaaaaaaacgttcttagaaaaaatatagcctataaaaaagtaaaaaaaaaatggtgtacgcgttagttctctggatctcgtagaactagagttatagccaatgaaaaatagattcatattcaccaaatttcaaatagaatatttcggcgtgaaatatccaaaaaattaagcattttttggggaaaacccattataaattttttaaagtgtttaaaaaaagctttatttctgtttttacagaaagcttctagcattaaatttaagcaagttacactcaaaataaagttggtcccttttgtttttacaaaaataaaacgaGAAGATCaacccctaattagtatcttaaatgaacttaatcgttacgacttcacaagtttcttgactcgtgtatgtattgtttatatgatctgtaagtttcatcgattcaaagtgcttatttttgaaaaaatttggtttgaaaataaaatttttaaaaatttaaattttgaaaaatatgctttttttcaaaataacttaaaaattgttagatataccaaaaatctcgaaaaacaaagaaagtcagattttcttttctgaatatcatgtatctttttgtttttctgttagacaaaaattgagtaagatttggtgtttctaaatttgcgtacattcgtgatcagtgactcgctcaaccccttttaactacagtttttgaagatattcgttttaggcgcgattcgattgagggtaaaattgtacataaatctgcgcgcctgcgcacacacagtatgtagttccttgctaatctttcaagataggtgtttatgtatctgtatccgtgcaaataagtcattaaaaggatatattagtgtttttaataaatgtattatttattataattcttgtgtttttggatttgtgtttctctgtagtaaaataataaaatatttacactatttgtcgccgtgttgtgtaattatatccaaaacttacatgtcaattagaaggacctcgctggtgtagttgctagggcgttagctccgagattggaatgacgcgagttcgaatcctgggcgattcatatttttttatttttggttgttttaataaattttttttttgaaagtggtagataagaaagttagtttaatttttaaataaaatacaaataacccgttaagtatatttacttcgttgaaattacctatatgatagaagaatatcttcttacgtgcgtacgaagtacacacacattcttttttttttttcaataataaggactttgaaccgatgaaacttacagatcatataaacaatatatacacgagtcacgAAACTTgagaagtcgtaacgattaagtatatttaagatattaattagggggtgattttctcgatttatTTACCAAAActaaaagggactaactttattttgagcgtaacttgtttaattttgatgctagaaattttttttataaaacaaaaatgaagatttttttaaacactttaaataagttgtaatgagttttccccgaaacgtgcttcatttttatttatttcacgttaaagtattccatttggaatttgacgaatatgaacctatttttcattagctataactctgcttttactagctgcagagacgtgatgtatacaccattttttaaaattttttagtctatatttttgctaagaatgttttttcgacaaaatacttactatttgagttatttgcgaaaaaccgtctaaaagcgtggttattttgttgaaaaaaatgaacatattcactgccaaataactagaaaagtattgacttagggtcgatttctcatacctgcggtaatctatggttcagttgaacccgGTTCACTGGTGAACTActgttttgtttggaatgcatttctcattgcgcgtttaTGTCAGTGCACGTtgtacagctttcgagaaatgccaatagatggcaaaaggtaaaaaactgtcgccattttgaactaccgtttttatgctgtttttgaataaagttaaatttaagtatttatagtcaaatagtcgttttaataattataaataaatgttataaaaacaaaaataatgttatcgtttatcgttagacttaatataataaaataggatatatttatattatgacagcgtttcgtgttaatacaacgcatgcgtaatccatgaaatcatctgaactgggttcagaaatctttgaacggccgaattccaccgttcaagcatcgttcaagtttaaactgccatcggttgaacctgaattgagaaagacgattttgactttaaactgacgttcactaaaagttcaggttaaactggagttgaactcgatatgagaaatcggcccttagtgaaaaaactctatagaacaaaagttacttaaaattagccagttcatccatttcctgactttctttgggcgaatattttttcacccacaagagggggtgaaaatcacccccagggcaaaagcacatatcggcacaatatgacttttttttctttgacttgttagctatgtgtatgccaaatttcatgtcaatccaagctgttctttaaaatttagaggttttgcaatattttaccgttaaagaacggactattgcTCGAAAATGAATTCCTCGACATAAAAATTGCtagaaatacaaattgctcgaataaaaaaaatgatatatcTAAATGTTTATTcataataatacaaaatatagacataagaaagGTATTTTAAATAGGACAAATTATGCGATATTCTACGTATATACTTAATCGTATATTAGTTCAcgctgaaaaaatatttattacgaatctaaaatatctttgaactttgaaaataaaaataaaaataacgatTTTGATTTAGTCTCATTATGATATTATAGGGATTATGATAATTTCAAGGTTTGTATTAGgaaagtattttatcgaagatTGGCATTGCGTATTCCAAAACGCAAATATAAGTGCtgatagtccatgtggtgagaccgctcccgtctgaaaaaaaattctgattcggtttctttgtggattcctgttcaaaaatgtcccctttaaacaaatctgaagggttccgggcggaatttttggggagaaattgtttaaacaatatttttaaacaaatacaaaagattttttgttctggaacatatatttttagattttttaggttaacctaaacaagaaaggtatcttgtaatttttctcagaaattgatagttttggagttataggcgattgaAAATCTGAAAAAGCGAAAATACctattttcgaggcttaaaaactcatatttaaattagcaTTTTTAAAATTGCCATATACTTAGATTAAAGATTGatcattcagcttcaagattatgaaaagtgatcgcgtctaactttaatttataccattgttttttaaatgttaaatatgcgtgtttatccaatttttttgccggtgcggcgcgttccatttcaaaaatctcccattttcctccgaaaaatattttttctagattctttgtgatattttaaataaaataagtttcttgccGCCAtatttctcaaaagttaatattttttaagttataagcgatttaaaatcccaaaaatgacaaaaaaacgaattttcggattttaaatggcttataactttaaaactattaacttttgacaaaaatgtcaagaaacttattttatttagaatgtcccaaagaatctagaaaaaatatctttcggaggaaaataggagattttttaaaCAGAGCGTGCCGCACCGGCTAAAAAAATGGATAAACACGcatgtttaacaattaaaaaacaacagtataaattaaagttagacgcgatcacgcTTCacaatcttgaagctgaatatttagtcttcaatttgagtatctggaaacctcaaaaatactaatttgcgccacttgaatctaattTGAGTCGGTGAGAAATGTTCCGTGGTTaacataatgaacttcattatgatacatattttcattacgatacagattttaaaccgatagaatcgcgatatggcattcgcgatgaagGGGACCAATGGCGAgccaaatacatacgctttgacagttctcaatatgtaaacaagcTGACAAACGACTTTGtcaaaatttgtttgcgttacaaaattaatgaatttaaaaaaaattttgttggaaatattcatagaaaaaatcgtgtatacaacttgcatttaattatcattatgaagctcgtaatCTATACGAAACTcaccgctaggcggctcgtttcgtatccctcatactcgcttcataatgaccataaTTTAATGCTCGTTGCATTTACTATTATTTGATTAGGTACATGGAATATTACATAATTTGTCATAGATTAAAATTATATTTCTTATGTATATTTAGCTATATTATAGTTAGCTTTATTGTGAATAAATACTTggataaatatacagggtgtcccgaaaagattggtcataaattataccacagattctggggtcaaaaataggttgattgaacctcacctatatacaatagtgcacacaaaaaaagttacagccctttgaatttacaaaatgaaaatcgattttttttttcacatatcgaaaactcttaaagattttttattgaaaatggacatgtggcatttttatggcagcaacatcttaaaaaaattaaagtgaaatttgtgcaccccataaaaattttatgggggttttgttcccttaaacccgcccaaacttttgtgtacgttcgaattaaattaatattgtattggcgttagttaaaaacaatgtttttgaaacttttttgcctcctagtactttttcgataagctagtgtttatcgagatattttgaagagATCTATTATAGAGAatattatagagacctgttaataaactgaaaatttatttataatttgcgtttttatgtatattttgaaaaagaagccacatctcgataaaaggtgacttatcaaaaaaagactaagagacaaaaaagttttaaaaacactgtgtttaactaatggtacaacaataatagtttaattggaacgtacacaaacatttggggggtttaaagagcaaaacccacagaaaatgtttatgtaaatgtattaaaaaagaagccgcatctcgataaaaactggcttatcgaaaaaatactaggagacaaaaaagttttagaaatgttgtgtttaactaatggtactacaataatgaattatttaggacgtacacaaaagtttggggggtctaagggaacaaaacccccataaaatttttatggtgtatacaaatttcactataattttgttttaagatgtttctgacaTAAGAATCATatatgtccgttttcaataaaaactctctaatagttttcgatatattgaaaaaatcaatttccattttgtaacttcaaagggctgtaactttttttatgagcacatttgtactaaggtaagttaggttcaatcgaactatttttgacctcagaatgtgtgttataatttatgaccaatcttttcgggacaccctgtataattttctaccttattcgagcaattttcatgtcgacCAATTGGTTTTCGAGAAATTGATTTCGAACAATTGATTTCGAGCAATTTAATTCGAGCAATTTATTGACCTAGAATCAAGGTATGTAAAGCTGTTTATATCCACAATTGGCTGTTGGTTAATTAAAAgccgtgtatttaatatttcgcacTTATTAACTACCGTGTACTACTGAGATCTTTGTCTTAGGCTATAATTATATCTAGGATATGCGCATTATTGTTTTTAAACTATCCAAGCTCCCAGCAAAAACCGCTGCGTCGCCGTCGGTCGTCGGCATATTTATTTAATGTCGTTTAGATGCGCTCTCCCTTATAGTACATTCTTTAACGGTTTtttctgtaaattttaaagaaccgtttagaatgacatgaaatttggcacacacatatctaacatgtcaaagaaaaaaagtgatatggtgacGATGTGTGCTTtggccctgggggtgacttttaccCCATCTCgatggtgaaaaaatatatgtacaaGACAActtccgaaatggataaactgaataattttaagcaacttttgctctatagaattttttcagcaaatcaatacttttcgagttatttgcaagtgaatatgttcatttttcaacaaaataaccacgtttttagacggtttttcgcaaataactcaaaacgtaagcattgtgtcgaaaaaatattcttagcaaaactatagtaTATAAAAAAGCGAAAAAAGGTGTATATATTAGGCCTCTATACTTAGCAAAAGCAGAGTGATAGCTAATGAACATTAGGTTCATattcaaaaaattccaaatagaataattcaatgtgaaatatccaaataacgAAGAATTATTGGAGAAAatacattacaactttttaaagtgtttaaaaaagctttatttgtgtttttataaaaaaaatttctagcatcaaatgtaagcaagttgcGCCCAAAATAGTGTTGgtccttttgttttggcaaaaaaaaatcaggaaaatcaccccccaattagcaacttaaatgaaattaatcgttaccgcttcacaagttactttacttatattgtgtttatatgatctgtaagttccatcgattcaaagtgcttatttttgaaaaaatttggttttaaatttaaaattttaaaaattttaattttgaaaaaaatgctttttttaaaataacttaaaaatttttagggataccaaaaattttaacaataaacaaagtcggctttacttttctgaatattttgtattttttgtttttctgtaagacaaaaattggttaagattcggtgtttccaattttgcatacactcgtgataagtgactggTTCAAGCCCtcttaactacagctctttcaaagataaggactttgaaccgataaaacttacagatcataaaatatgatcaatacatacgtaAGTAAAAcattgtgaagtggtaacaattaagttcatttgaaatgctaatcaGGGGGTGTTTTtgccgatttcttaccaaaaaaggaccaactttattttgagcgtaacttgtttacttttgatgctaaattttttttttaaacaaaaataagcattttttaaacactgtaaaaaaagttaaaatgagttttccccaaaaagagcttcgttttttggttatggcacgttaaaatatttgatttggaatttgacgaatatgaacctatatttcattagctataactctgcttctactagctATAGTGACCTAACacatacaccatgtttttcacttttttacgtgctatatttttgatgagaatttttttttcgaccaaatatttactttttgagttatttgcgaaaaaccgtatgaaaacgtggttattttatataaaaattaacatattcactcgcaaataactcgaaaagtattaacttagtgaaaaaaactttatagaaaaaagttgctaagaattagtcattttattcctttccggacttatttcgaacatatatttttcactccCAAAAGGTGGtaaaactcacccctagggcagaaacacacatcggcacaatatcactttttttgacttgttagctatgtgtatgccaaatttcatgtaaatttaagcggttctttaaaatttaaaggtttttgcaatattttacctttaaagaatgTACTATCATATTAATCTCTTTCAATCCGTCTTTCTATAGTTTTCCTAGTGCTTTATCAGAAATATGTTGGGATTACATGTTAAATAACACCGGGAACATAACGCATCTTTGTCCTTCTCCTCTATCTATGCAAATTGTCTGTGTCAACTGATAATAttctttaatattggcagtttggttgtaacaTATATTTCATATGATTCTTAAGTTTGTATTATCTGATACCACTCCTTTTAAAATGCTTATGAGATTGTCATCTTGTCATGTTTTACTCTAGCAAATGCCTTTTTGCAGACGATAAAGAAATTTATATACGTTACAGTTTACATATCTGCCACTCTTCATAAGCACttataatttaatgtaattaactatttaatTTACATAACATTTTAATTTGTAGCATTCGATAGAAACGAACTTTTTATAGAATTAACAGAGACGCACAAAAATATTAGTTATGCACAATACTCAACGTTCTCAATTGGCTGCGAAAAAGATGGCTACCCGCTCAAGGAACTTACAGGATACTCAGGCAATGCAGGAGATGGTTTAAAATACCATCTCAATGCAAAGTTTACAACATTGGATGTAGATCAAGACAAAGATGGTGGAAATTGTGCACAAAAATATGGTAAATTCAAATTCTTGATTATTGCGAAACTAActttttaggccataccttgcattcattagaggagtcaattttatttttttaatatgtagggGGATGAGTAGAAGCTTAAGTACAAGCTTTTGAGTCGCCACCCTTatccccggccgccatcttggaaaaggggtgcaGAGGATTGTCGcggtatctcgtaaactaccaaccctacggaaaatctcaTAAAACATAAAAGGTagcaaaataaattttctacaattttgtttctattactttttatcgtcaagtgaccaacataaataagtaaaaattttttaacaagtttgcTTTTGGAGGTTATATTTTTTTCTCAGTTCATTTTACAGTAAAATAACGTTTTAGCAATTTCGTAGAGGGTTTTTCAGTGAACAATTTCCactaaaaatttgtttaattctgtttatttatctaggttttacagcgctccacacttgaccagattctcgaatgctcatggagatacaataaaaacaaaacgttaggcttacttttctatctatatatttttttattcatacaatttattatgatttcaacattcctatgctattattaatctatttttaatCTTTCCCCCCCTATAAAACTTAGAACCAtaatatagaaaaggcccaagaactTGATTGAGGACAAgttcgccggtccagaagaagaatgacgcaaccgcaacctgcaaaattcttcagaagagcaaaaaaTGAAGAATAATCGTACAGGATCATCGGTATGGCGattgttttttgacaacgatggcttttattttcatcgcaagtaacgacgcaactaccctatagtgtacatagtattttagaagtgaattgcgcaataaacaggaattgacaaaattttcagttacgtcattctttttccgtaccggactgaatatttacctgctattacttttattattttaatttatcctaAGTGGCCCAGCagcaatgaactgtcaatacggatggaatggccatgtcccattcaaatagtgaagcaagattgacaccaacatacaagagagaggtcctagagagagacagacaaggtggtggagaatttgacaggccgtgtaatttgagttgcctatataaatggacccgattgaatcagtatttacagttcgttgaatattttaacttatattttaacttggctaaggcctaatgctgactggcagtacatatttcaaaatttaaccacttttttgtatttaggggataaatagagtacacagtgccatacttggtgtttagatacttttcagaattgttatttgtatttatcaaaacaaatatctactttcctaaagtatttgggagttaaataattttaaaactatttaaatactaaattagtgactgttttatacaaagtgaagaagtccttgattatgtttttatgttacttttatatttagacttttatatttccccgatttaagttgatataggcaactcaaattacacggcctgtcaaagtttccaccaccttgtctgtctctctctaggacctctctcttgtatcgtggctgcattagttgtctttgtgcctattccatccgtattgacagttcattgccCAGCAGTCGGTTCCCCTCTATTTAACTTATTCTTACGGTTGTGCTGCCTATTTGACAACGTACAGTcatattaaaaattgtgaaaaatattttgagttgtaTAGACTActtcactcatcttaaaattttcacataatctgaccaatcacaaaccaaatacagcttgtgttatcgcgaaaacaccaactgtctttcaattctgattggtctatcagcttcctgttttcaacgacgtaaccatggataccgatcgcaaagcaaagtttgacgtttgccaaaaaaattattgtagctgttaccgtcaaaatgagtcgtttcggtggtacatacttcaaacgaagttataaaccaaaacattgaagaaaatataccga encodes:
- the LOC126887981 gene encoding microfibril-associated glycoprotein 4-like isoform X1, whose product is MISSIVLLIFVFSTEYVVSEKLSASTPIDVKLTKLLDVKFESRTSSLRNDFGRFLYPQTEDIDLGTKDEYFQVPLKLSFGIDRQNGIQENEKTISSMFEQCKYLVGRSQTPFCRLNLVTNNSANNHPKSCREILEAGNNKSGVYQIKPRTSRKPFAVLCDMETKGGGWTHIQKRFDGSQDFYLPWRDYKFGFGDLMGEFWLGLENIYHMTAFDRNELFIELTETHKNISYAQYSTFSIGCEKDGYPLKELTGYSGNAGDGLKYHLNAKFTTLDVDQDKDGGNCAQKYEGAWWYLNCHDSNLNGKYMTIVLPGIYEAHGLDWYPLKNAHVNLAGSRMMIRPFGES
- the LOC126887981 gene encoding microfibril-associated glycoprotein 4-like isoform X2 codes for the protein MISSIVLLLCVCSNEYVVSEKLSASTPIDVKLTKLLDVKFESRTSSLRNDFGRFLYPQTEDIDLGTKDEYFQVPLKLSFGIDRQNGIQENEKTISSMFEQCKYLVGRSQTPFCRLNLVTNNSANNHPKSCREILEAGNNKSGVYQIKPRTSRKPFAVLCDMETKGGGWTHIQKRFDGSQDFYLPWRDYKFGFGDLMGEFWLGLENIYHMTAFDRNELFIELTETHKNISYAQYSTFSIGCEKDGYPLKELTGYSGNAGDGLKYHLNAKFTTLDVDQDKDGGNCAQKYEGAWWYLNCHDSNLNGKYMTIVLPGIYEAHGLDWYPLKNAHVNLAGSRMMIRPFGES